The sequence below is a genomic window from Thalassomonas haliotis.
TGCAGCAAAATCCCGGCAATGGCAACAGCCTGGAGCAGTGGGGAAGCATAGTCGGCGCTTCGGCGCGCACCCTGAGCAGGTTATTTAAAAAAGAAACCGGCATGAGCTACAGCCAATGGAAGCAAAAATTGAATTTACAGCTGGCGATCACGGCGCTGGCCGAAGGGCAGAGCATCACCAATATCGCATTAAACCTTGGCTACGACTCCCCTTCTGCCTTTATCTATATGTTTAAAAAACACTTTGGCATCAGCCCGAAAAAATACCTGGCGGTTTAATCGGCCGAGACTTCACCTTGGTGCCAGCGACGGCCATATTTAGACCAGAGGATCATCAACCCGGGAAGCAGCAGCAACATTTGCATTGCCAGTAACATAGGGGCACTGAGGCCAACCCTTTGCGTTAAACTCACCATCAGCCCGGCTCCCGACATCTGGAATAAGCCGAGTAACGCCGCAGCCGTCCCCGCCCGATCGCCAAAAGGCGCCAAGGCCCGGCCGGCAGCAGAGCCAAGTACACAGGCATAACCGATAGAAGAGCAAAAAACCGGTAACATATAAGCCCAGGGAGTGGCAAAAGGACGTAGCGCCAACATCAACAAACCTGAGCTAGTGATCACCAGCAAACCTAAGGTTAAGGTCTTGCGTGTCCCCAATTTGTCCATCATTTTCGGGGCCAGGAAACAGGCAATAATATTCAACACCGCATTGATGCCGAACCAGAGGGTAAATTGTGACATATCCAGCCCCAGACCTGTCATCAGCCAGGCGGGCGCCGACGTGACATAAGCGAGGATCACCGCCATAGACAACATGCATAAGATGGCATGATAAAGAAACTTAGGCTCAGCCAACACCGACCAATAGCGGCTCAGGCTCAACATGCGTCCGTCAACACAAGTATTATCAGGCCGGGTTTCCTTATAAAACAGCATCACTATGCCCCAGCCGAGGACGGCAAAGCCCGCCATAAAACTGAAATTACTGCGCCAGCCAAATTCAGCGGTTAACCAGCTGCCCAATACCGGCGCCATCGCCGGAATAAAACAAATGGCGCCGTTTAAATAACTGATCATGCGGCCGCTGCGCGCTGCGCCGAAACAATCCCGCACCGACGCAAAAGCCGCTACCGAAGTGGCACAGGCGCCGAACCCCTGCAATAAACGCGTTGCCAGCAACATATCTATGCTCTGCGAGCAGTAGGCCAGCAATGAACACAGGCCGTAGATCAACACCCCGCCAAGGGCTACGGGCCGGCGGCCAAACCTGTCCGCCAGGGGACCCGCCAGCAACTGTCCCAGTCCCAGGGTGACCATAAACCAGGTCACGGTATCTTGCACAGAGGTGATATCAACCGCAAACTGCTCGGCGATAACCGGCAATGCCGGTAAATAAATATCAATGGCCAGCGGACTGAACAAAACCAGTAATACCAACAAAAATACCAGCTGATTGCTGTTTGTGGTCTGAGGGGTCATAAGTTTTCCTGTGTAACCTGAATTTAGAGTGATTATTCAGGTTAGTGAACCAAGGGGGGATTTTACGTAATTAATCACGCTAAGAAAACGATTATCGCCGCAAATTTGCCATTATTTTCTCAGTCCCCGCCCACCGGATACCGGCGGCAGGTTTTTAATCCTTTGCTAACAAAAAATTACCGATAAAAAAGCAAGGCAACAGATAACACTACTCATTATTTTGCTTGCGCCAGAAAAACTCCATCTGGTCGGCGGTTTTTTCCGCCAGCCCACTCCCGGCCAGCTCACTCACCAGATGCAGGCTCATATCTATGCCCGCAGCAATACCAGCTGACGTGAGAATATTACCGCTTTGTGTCCAGCGGACATTTTCCACCACCTCCAGTGCCGGAAACAAGCTCTTTAATTCAGAAATATCCTGATGGTGGGTGGTCACTTGCTGGCGGGTGACGATACCGGCCTGCGCCAGCAAAAAGACCCCGGTACATACCGAAGCGATCAGCCCGGTCTCTTGTGCCTGATGTTTAAGCCATTGCATCACTTCGGTTTTTTTCATTTCCCCCTGATGCACGCCACCGGCTACCACCAGGACATCTATCCCGGGATGCTTTTCAAAACCGTAAGCAGGCAACACCGTATATCCCGCCCTGGCTTTCACCGGGGCAGCGGTTTCCGCCACCAGAAACACATTAAATAACCCAGGGCGCTGATAAAGCCGGGACGCGGTAGAGAAGACTTCAAATGGTCCTGAAAAATCAAGCACCTCTGCCTGTTCATATATATAAATGCCGACATTGATTGTTTTCATCGTCATCTGTTTAACCTGCACATTATTGGTTTTGCTCCAAATATTGCCGCAACCCGGCAAGGAGCAGTCCTTGTTTTAGCTGCCGCAGAAAACTCCCCGCCATGAAAAAACATCATAACCGGACTATTATATAAATTCCCCCACACGTTAAAATATACCTAAGTAAGTGGTTTTAGGAACTGTTGATTGGAAGATATTGTGACTAAAAGAACTGAGGAAAAAATAATCAGCCAATCCGATCTCGATAAATTATTGCACCTTGATGAAGTCATGGAGCAATCAAACAATAATCCGTTTATTAAAGAGCTTAAACATGCCATTTTAGATCCGGGCCAATTAAAATTATTCCAGTGGCACTCGTTGCGCAGTCAAATTCATGAAATTCAAGCCCTGGTGCCCCATATTGACCTGATCATCAAGCTTAAAAAAGAAAATCAAGAAGACTGAGCACAAAGACAAATACCCGGCTCCTGTGGCCCATCAACTTTTCCGCCTTTAGTTCAGCAATGACAATCCCCGTAAGTCTGCCCACTTAAAATAATTGGTTTTCCAGCGTTTTGCCATTGACCAGTTGGCGATAACGCCAATTTCTCTGATGGCACAGGCTCAGAATTTCAATATCTGCCGCCACATTCCCGTTTTCAGCGGCCACCTTGATCTGGTACTCCTTGTCCTGGCTGTTAATCACTTCAACAACATAATCCCGGGCGGTTAAGGCCTCAATCAGCTCCGGCACCTGCTGCTCCATTCTTAAAGTGAAATAGCTGAATTGCTCCTGGACCGAGTTGGTATGATGTTCCTTTAATTTTCCCTGATCCAGATAAAGTACCTGGCCACATAAGCGTTCCAGTTCCGTTAAATCATGGGAACTTAATATAAAGGTGGTTTCTCCCGAAAGGCCGGCCACCAGTTCCCTGACTTCACGGGCATGTAAGGGGTCAAGGCCGGCGGTGGCTTCATCGAGCATAACAATTTCAGGCGAGCCGATCAGTGCCTGGGCTATGGTTACCCGCTTGCGCATCCCATGGGACAAGGCATCCGGCTTTTGATACAGGGAGGCCGACATGCCCACCAGATCTATGGTGCGCTCCGCTTCATACTGACTTTCTTTGCGGCTAAATCCCTGGAGCCGGGCATAAAATTTCAGCTGGTGCAAAATGGAGAAACGCGGATCAAGCCGGGCATCCTGGGGCAGTGCCGCCAGGCGGCCAAAGGTTTCACTTTTACCTGGAGTCACGCCAAAAACAGATACCTGGCCTGAGCTGGGTTTGATATATCCACATAAGATACTGAATAAAGTGGTTTTCCCTGCGCCATTAGGTCCCACCAGGGCAACAGGCGCCCCGGCGTGAATTTCAAAGTTCACATCGGCCAATGCCTGCTTTTCCCCGAAGTGTTTGTTCAAGGCACAAGCTTTAATTAAGCAGGTCATAAGCTGCTCCTTCTCATGATTAAGTCCCCAACCAGCAAATAACAAAACGTTTGCCCCAGCGGGATCAGGTAATTGGCAATACCAGCACCTTGCCGGTTAATAACATCACTGAGCTGCATACCGGGAAGGACATAATTTAACACAGAAAAAGCGCTGACCTGGGATTCAATCACGGCAATAAAAACAGGCGTCAGGCCAAAGAACAACAAGCAGGCAATAATTGCCAGGCGCGACGAACGAATAAAGCTATTGAAAAACGACATCAGGGCAATAAAAGGCAAAACCGCAATCACCAGCTCTTTTAGCAAACCTATGCCTTTCATACTGGTATCCACTAACACCCCGCTGTCCCGGTAAACCGCCATGGCGATCACGGCAAGCAGGGTAAACAACATCAGCAGGAACAAAATCATCACCTGACCGAAAAAACGCCCCAACAGAATTTCCGTGCGGCTGGCCCTTAATGAAATAAAACGTAAGGTTCCCCGGGTACGGTCGGCGCAGGTTTGATCGCTGGCGGCATATAAAGAAAACATAGGAAAAGAGTAAGCAGCCACCAACCAGTAGATTGCCAGCTCGGGCGCCTGCCAGGTTAACAGCTCCGACAGACCAAGGGTGCCGAATAACTGTAGCGCCATATCTTTAAATGTCTCGGAAGAGACCATGGCTGCGGCGGAGCTGACCGGATAATATAAAATAAGACTCCAGACGGTAACAAAGGCCGCCAGCGCCAATGCTCCCCGCTTAGTGAAAAAAAGTCGTATCAATTCAAAACTGGCCAAAGACCAGGCCCGCTGAAAACTAAACTGCCAGTGCATGCCTACTTCCTGAAAAAATCATTTTCCTCACCCTAATAGTAAGGCGATGAAATAGCTATAATTATTTTGTTAATCTTTATTTTTGAACACACTAAACTTCAGTGATAAGGTGATAAGGTGATAAGGCAAGAAGATAAAGGCTCAGCAGCGCTTCAGGTGCATACCCGGTCACGCCCGGCTGCTTTCGCTTTATATAAAGCTTTACCGGCGCGGAGCAGCATATCATAGATATTGGCTTTGACTTCCAGGCTTTTTTCAAGGCCAAAATTCATGGAGCTCACTCCGGCAAACTCAGCCGGCAACGTACACGGCTGCTGCAGTTATCTTATAAGACAGCAGCTGCGCGGTAACATATTAGTCAGCCCGTTTTGATCAGATGCACATCTCTTTGCGGATAAGGGATCTTAATCTGTGCCTGCTCCAGCGCCGCATAAATCATTTCATTGGCCTGATATTTAGTCGCATAAAGATTCACGGTTGGCGCCCATAACCTGATGGCGATAGTGATGGCGCTGTCGGCGAACGCTTCGATACCAATCAAAGGCGCCCTGTGGCTGCTGGCACCGTCAAGCTCTGCCAAAGTCTTTTCCAGCAAGCGGATCACCTCCACCGGGTTATGGCGATAATCTATGCCTACGGATAATTCCACCAGAGAATCATGGCTGGAATTGTGCAGGACTTCACCGACAATATGTTTATTGGGGATCATGATTTTGACATCGTCTTCATCCCGTAAGATGGTATAAGCAAGCAGAACTTCCTCCACCAACCCTTTCACTCCCTGGACCTCTATGGTGTCCCCGACGACAAAAGGCCGGATAAGAATAATGTTAAAACCTGCGGCATAGTTTGCCAGCAGCCCCTGCAGCGCCAAGCCGGCCCCCAGGGAAATCGCTCCTATTGCGGCAATAAAAGGGGTTACGCTGATCCCTAACTTGCCAAGGGCAATAATAGTGATCATCACCACAATCAACATTTTCGAGGTATTGGCAAGGAAACGGCTTAAGGTGACATCCAGCTTATGTCTTTCACATAACCCCAGCACCCAACCGGCAATTTTTCCCGCCACCAGATAACCGATGACAAAAATAATCAGGGCGCCGACCAACTGAAAACTATAATTGGCAAAGAAATCGATGATCAGCTCATAAAACTTATTTACCTGTTCGATTTCATCTTTAAGTAAGTTGGCGGGAGCCAGGCTATTATCTGCCTCCTGGGCGCCGGCGGTGAGGGGCTTGTTATTGAACACTGTTTCTCCTAACGGGTTAAGCAACTGATCTTTTTTTGTATTATTACCTAACTATAAATAGAATTAGCGCGAGAAACAAACCCTAAAGAAACCCGGCCACAGGGGGAAACGGCATCTCCTGGCCAGGGAGCAGGCTTCAAAGAACCGAGCTCATTCTTCCCGGGACCAGCGGCGGATGTCGGCAACTTCCTGCTCGCTTAAGCCAAAAGAGAGCAGTAACTCCCGGTGAGACTCAGGCGCCTGTTGTTCATATTGCCGGTGCCACTTATGTTTACCTTTTTCATCAAGGCCGGCATCCGTCAACATTTGCGACCATTTTTCCTTGGTCATCGCAGACGAAAAACCCTGCTGGTTGTTTTGCCTTAATAACCTGGCCAGCACTTGCTGTTGCCCCCTTAAGTCCGCCATTTCTTCGCTGATCTGCCGCAGCCTTTTTTCAAAGCCCGCCACCATCAGGTCCTCGGGAGCAGCCAATAAGCCTTTAATTTCTTCCAATGAAATCCCCGCCGAGCGGTACAGCATAATGCGGGAGAGCTTTTCCATGTCCCGGGCATTGTACAACCTGTAGTTGGCCGCGCTGCGGCTTGACGCCGTTAACAGCCCAAGCTCGTGGTAATACAAGAGGCCAGTACGTGAAATTGAGAATTTTTTCGCCAGCTGGCCTATGGTCAGCAACCCGGGTGTCTTCATGACCAATGCCTCAGGTCCGGTTGAACAAATTGTTTGCGGGCCTTTTCAGAGACCAGCAGTTGCTTCGAATAATATTGCTGCAATACCCCAAAAGCATCAACAAGCAAGTCCTGGTTTTGTGAAATAAATTGCTGCCAGCTGATTTTATGCGCAAGCCCAGCGGTTAATAACTTAGCCTCAGCTGGCTTTCGTGTGTCTTGTACCGGGCTTACCTTCGACAAACGCTGCGCCACGATGCAGACCAGGGCCCGGGTAATGGTGCAGTGGTACTTATCTGCAGCCCCCAATGACCCGGCATAAGCCTTAATCCCCTGCGCGACCTTAATGATGCTGAGTTCAAGCGGGTAACGCTGTAAATACAGCCAGGCCAGGCGTAAGTGTCCCTTATGATCAAAATACTCAGCGGGCAAAGACAGGTTTTTAAATAAGCTCATAAATTCCTGATCGGATAAAGACATTACCGACTCCATAAACTAAAACGGTTTGTTAGAAGTTATTAAGGATAAAGCCTATCGTTATAGACAGGTCAAACACTCGTCTAATATTCAATATAACCCCTTGGGCCTGGGACTCACCCTGTTTATCTGTTTTTCTTCCCTGCCAAGGACAGCCATCAATTAAAGCTTTATAAATAAAACCCGAACAAACAGCAAGAGATCCCTTCGCCGGCAATGACACAACAGCCAGCCCAGGCTATCGCCTCTTGCAAAGATAGCCAGGCAACAAGATAGTAAAATCCGCTGAAGCTCCCCTGCTCCCTGTGTTATTGAAAAACGGGAGAAGCCCCAAGGCGGGGCAGGCTGGAATAAAGCAATAACATTCCCGTTACCAGGCTTTTATTTAATCGCCCTAAGGTGTATAACTGAAGATCTGAATTTATGAAGCCGGTTTATATCAAGGTAATGCGATACTTTTTACTTTTACTGCTGAGTGTATCCCTTGCCCTTAACGGCTACTTTTACCTCAAACTGCAGGCACTGGCACCTCATGGCAGCGAGTTTTTCTTTTCCGCCAGACCTGCCGGTGAAAAACAGGCACTTTCAGGCAAGGCCCAGGTAAGGAAAACATCGGCTAGCCCAATTGAAGGCAAGTCTCCAGGGCAAAACCCTGCAGATAGCGGGGCAATAATTTCCGATGAGTCAATAACCGCACTGCTAACGCAAATAAAAGCCCAGGTGCAAAGTGAAGCCTATTATGACGCCCTGGCCCTGTTTGTCGACCTCAAACAGGAATATCCGGCCCAGGCTCTGCCGCTCAGGGAAGCCTGGTTAACTTATATTGACAACCTGCTCACGGCAAAACGTTTCAGCTCTGCAGAATTATTTCTGCAGGCCTATTTACATGCTTATCCCGATGATATCGCCTTTTTATCCCTGCGGATCGACTTCTTCCAGGCAAAGCGGCAAACAGAGCTGGCCGTCGAGCACGCCTATGAGCTGCTGTACCATATCCTGGATTATCAGCAAAAAGTCGATTATTTAAATGCCGCCCGCGAACGGGTTAAACAAGAGAGTCAAATATTGCTGCAACGCCAGGCCTGGCAGGCACTGGCACAACTTTGCCAACAGGTATTGGCACTGGATCCTGAATTTTATGAGATCCAGCTGCTGCTGGCTCGTGCCGAATATGAACAGGATTTTCTGGCGGCCGCCGAAAGTAATGCCCGTCCCCTGCTCGACCTGCCGCAACTGGCCTCCCGGGCGCAATCCCTGCTGGATAGAATAGACGCCGCCTATACCGAGCCCAGCCGTATTCCGTTAATACAGGAAGGACAGCATTATATCGTCCGGGGTCTGATCAACCAGGACCACCCTGTGGCTCTGATGTTAGATACTGGTGCCAGCATCTCCTTGCTTTCACAAGACACCTTTGAACAGCTGGGACTGGCAGCACAGGCCAGCTTTATCGAAACCATCCGCCTCAATACCGCAGGCGGCGTGGTCAATTCCAGCCTTTACCAGGTCTCCAGCTTTGAAATCAGCGGTTATATCCTCAAAGATATGCACTTTGCCGTCAGCCCTTATTTTTCATCGGATCACGACGGTTTATTAGGCATGAACTATCTGGGCCGTTTTAATTTTTACATTGACCAGGCCGATAACTCCCTTAAGCTGGAGCAAAAAAGCCCTTAACCTGGATATGACAAAGAGTCCTTAGTCCGGATATGACAAAAAGCCCTTAGTCCGGGTTTTAACTAAACCCCCTTTGGCTATGACAAACCAGCCCGTGCCAGGTACAATACCGGCTTTTGTTTTTTCACCGGCAACCTTGTTTAGCTTTATGACCGAACCGTTAAAATACCTTGCTACCTATGCACCGACATTAAAAGCCCAGGCGCAGCAAATGCTTAGTCAAAATACCCTTGCGGATTATCTTCGCACTAAGTACCCGGATTGCCATCGGTTTACCCGGGATCATGAATTACGCGATTATGTGCAAGCCCTGAAGTCACGCCATATGAAAAAATCCGCGCCGCTGAGCAAAGTGATTTACGACAAGAAAATACATGTGATCAATAATGCCCTGGGACTGCACACCTACATCTCCCGGATCCAGGGAGGAAAATTAAAAAGTAAAAATGAAATCCGTATCAGCTCGGTCTTTAAAAAGTCACCGGAAGCTTTTTTAAAGATGATCGTGGTGCATGAGCTTGCCCACCTGAAAGAAAAAGCCCACAACAAGGCCTTTTACCAGTTATGCCGGCATATGCTCAGCGATTACCATCAGCTGGAGCTGGATATGCGTTTGTACCTGACGGAGCTGGAAATCAACGGTGAAGTATATTAGCCCGGGCTTATAGCAAACCGAATAAATAAGTGATCAGAATTGAGTCAGGATAAATAGTCAAGCTCAAGGCACATGATTAAGCAATAGCAGGCTATTGGGGTTGAGCGCAACAAAGAAGGCGGCTATTTAGAGCATGTGAAGATGATCTATGATTTCCTTTGGTATTAGTCAGGCTTTTTTAACGTGAGCGCACTCAGGATACTTAAGCCTTCAAGGTTGCAAAAATTTATCGCTTCATCGAGATCCGCCATACTGATATCCAGATCTTGCAAAATATGCAAACCGACAAAATGTTTTTTTGAATACATCCCGGGATGGGAATTTAATAAGGCCAGGCGCGAGGCCACATATAACAAAGAAGCGGCAGGAGATCTCTCTTCGCCATAGGCCAGATGAAAGTCGCGGATCGGCGCAATCAGGGATTCAGGCAGCTGCCATAAGGTTAAAAGCTCGACACTGCAATCGGCATAGGTAAAGCCTAAAGCATCTTGCTGTCGTTGCCACGGAGTTTCCTTTTTATCATACTGCTGGCAATATTTAACTTTTTCGACATCGCTTTGCAAAACCGCCAGCTCCCCTATGTTATGCAGCAAGCCGGAAACAAATAAGCCTTTACTTTTGCTAATATGTTTTTTCTCTGCCAGATACTTGCAAATAAGCGCACAATCGACACTGATCTCCCAAAACCTGTCCAGATCTATCGCACTGGAATCCAGGTGGCTAAAAGCTGCCGTAGCCCCGTAGGTATTCACCAGGTTATGGACTTCTTGTGTGCCCAGGATACTGATGGCTTTGGAAATACTGTCCACTTCCCGGGGAAAGTTAAACAAGGCGCTATTGGCAATTTTCAGCAAAGTAGCACTAAGGGCGGGATCTAAAGACAGGACATCGGCAATGGCCGACAAGGAAGCTTGCTCATCCTCAAGAATTTCTTTAAGCCGTAAATAAACATCAGGCAAGACGCATAAGGCCTCGGCTTTTTGTGCGTATTCCAGTGCAGACATCGACATATTATCTTCCTCCTTCAAACCTCTAAAAAGTGTTACATAAAAAGGCATAAATTCAACTATGCCCCCGGAGTTACAGGCCCGCTAAGTTTAACCCCGTAAAATTTTTACCGCTTAAGGTTAATCCTTTCCCCTGTCCCGGGTATAATGGCCGACTTTTTTATGTGCCATCATTTTATAATCATCTGGAAACCGATTTTATGCGCCCGTTAAGAACCACAGTACATCCTGATTTAAGTCCCGAGCAAACCGGCAACGGGCGCATTTTTTTTCGCCGGGCCGCACGCGGTATCATTCTGGATAATGACAAGATCTTATTGCTTTACACCGAAAAATATCGGGATTATACCTTACCCGGCGGCGGCATAGACGAAGGCGAAAGCCTGCATCAGGGCTTGATGCGTGAACTAGAGGAAGAAACCGGCGCCACCAATATCCGTAATATCAGGGACTTTGGCTTATACCAGGAATACCGCCCCTGGTATAACGATGAATATGATGCCTTGCACATGGAGTCTTATTGCTACCAGTGCGATATCGATAAAGAGCTCGGGCATACCCGGCTGGAAGATTACGAGCTAAGCAACGGCATGACCGCTATGTGGGTCAATATTTATCAGGCCATTACCCATAACGAAAAAATCATTGCCAAAAAGAATAAAAAAGCGATGTCGGTGGAGCGGGAAACCTATTTATTAAAACTGATCGCCCGTGAATTGCTGGAAGCAAAAGAGCTGGCAGCAACCCCGGGGTGATCACCGGCATATGCATTTATAAACAATACCCGGGGCAGCTGAACCGCCCCAGGCCTCAGGGCCAGCCGATTAAATAAAGCTTGGATATAAACAATCGGGCAAATTCTCACGGACAACGGCCATCACACAACAAAGCCCGCCGGCCTCTGCTATGGCTTCCCCTGCCTCCCGGCCTGTGGTTAAAATTTAATGCTCCCTCCTTTTTCAATAAAAACCGTCGCTCAGAGAAAAGTTAAGTTTTAGATAAAAAATTCATTATTCGTTAAACAGGATATTTCAATCAAGTTAAACAAAAGAAACAAAATTATGCATTTTCGCGCAAATTATTGATTATTATGGGTAGAATTAACGAAATTAAGCTTCTATGATGATTAAGTGTTATTTCGTAGTAATCGCAGGAGAGCTTAATGCTAACGATTCGCAATAAATTAATATCCGCCTTTTTAATCATAGCGCTATTGCCGGTTTTAATAGTTGCCACCATTACCTCAAGCAGGGTGATCCATCAGGCCGAATCCGACTTTATCCAAACCAGCAGCGGTGATATTGCCATTGTCGACCAATCCTTCACTAACTTTTTTGATATTGTCAGTTACAACGTTTCTTTTCTGGCCGATGCCGCCATCGTTCGCGCGACACAAAAAGGGGAAATCAGCACTTACTTCGATGAAGCACGTAAACCTTCCCGGGTAGCTATGGCCAATGGCGGCCGGGAGCAGGAAATTTTCGAATTATTCAGCGCCGTTGGAAACAACAACCCGACCTTAGGTTATGTCTATATGGGCAACAAGGACGGCCAGTATCTGGAATGGCCGGGCACTAACGATTATGGCGACTGGGAACCCCGTAACGAAGCCTGGTATAAGCTGGGTAAGGAAGGTAATTTTAATGTCCGCCGCATCGACGGTTATTACTGGGAGCCGGACGATGCCGTATATGTTTCAGTATTAAAAGGCTTTAAAGATGAACAAGGCCAGTTTGAAGGCGTGGTGGCGATAGACGTTTCGGTAAAAGCCCTGACCGAAATGGTGCAAAAGATTAAGTTTGGCGATACCGGTTTTATCATGATAGTTGAAGGCAACGGTAATATTTTAGTGGATGCCAACAACCCGGAAAATAACTTTAAAGCGCTCGATAAACTAAGCGCTTCCTACTTCAAAACCATAGCCGCCACAGACTCGGGCGCCACGGAAGTGGAAATTGACGGTGTCAGTTATATGGCGAATATCATCAAATCCGATACCCTGGGCTGGAAATTTATCGGCTTTAAGCAAACCGATGAAATTTTCTCCGGCGCCAGCCAGCTGATCTGGATGACAATTGCGGTCAGCGCCGTGCTTATCGCCTTATTTATCTTTATCGGTATCCTGTTTGCCAGACACATTGTTGATCCCATCAATGAAGTAAAAGAAGAACTTAAAACCCTGGCAGAAGGCGAAGGGGACCTTACTACCCGGCTGAATATCAAGAGTAAAGATGAAACCAGCGAACTGGCCAGCTGGTTTAATCAGTTTATCTCCACCACCCAGGCGATGATCAGAGAAATTAAACATGACGCCGAGCAAATCAATAATATTTCCGGCAGTGCCAACAAAAGTGCGGTCAAAGTCGCCGATTCATCAAACCAGCAGCTTATTGCCATCGAGCAAGTGGTAACTGCGGTTACGGAAATGGCATCAACCGCCAACGAAGTGGCAAAAAACTGTGCCGATACCGCCGATATTTCCCAACAGGGCCTGCAAGCATCCCAAACCGGTAAAGAGGTGATGAACACCAGTATCAATAGTGTCAAACAACTGGGAAAAAGCATCCAGACCTCCAACCAGGTCATCCAGGAGCTGGAGCAGGAAACAGAAAATATCAATAATATCCTGGTGACCATTCAGGGTATAGCCGAACAGACCAACTTACTGGCGCTAAATGCGGCGATAGAGGCGGCACGCGCCGGCGAGCAGGGACGAGGTTTTGCCGTGGTTGCCGATGAAGTCAGAAACCTGGCTAAACGTACCCAGGACTCCACCGGCGAGATCAACAATATCTTAGCCCTGTTAACACAGCGTACCAAGACGGTATCAAGTAATATGGAAACCAGTTTAAGCCAGTCCCAGGAGGCGATTAGCATATCGGAAGAAGTGCGCACCGTATTTGATAATATCGAAAATTCAGTGCAGGAAATCCGGGATATGACCACACAGATCGCCAGCGCCGCCGAAGAGCAGCACCAGGTCACCGAAGATATTAACGTCAATGTCGTCGCTATCAATGATGCTGCCACCGATATGTCGGCATTATCCAGCGAAGTGGAAAGTAACGCCAGAGAACAGGCGGATTTGGGAGAAAATCTCTCAGCCCTGGTATCAAAC
It includes:
- a CDS encoding retropepsin-like aspartic protease, which encodes MKPVYIKVMRYFLLLLLSVSLALNGYFYLKLQALAPHGSEFFFSARPAGEKQALSGKAQVRKTSASPIEGKSPGQNPADSGAIISDESITALLTQIKAQVQSEAYYDALALFVDLKQEYPAQALPLREAWLTYIDNLLTAKRFSSAELFLQAYLHAYPDDIAFLSLRIDFFQAKRQTELAVEHAYELLYHILDYQQKVDYLNAARERVKQESQILLQRQAWQALAQLCQQVLALDPEFYEIQLLLARAEYEQDFLAAAESNARPLLDLPQLASRAQSLLDRIDAAYTEPSRIPLIQEGQHYIVRGLINQDHPVALMLDTGASISLLSQDTFEQLGLAAQASFIETIRLNTAGGVVNSSLYQVSSFEISGYILKDMHFAVSPYFSSDHDGLLGMNYLGRFNFYIDQADNSLKLEQKSP
- a CDS encoding MerR family transcriptional regulator; its protein translation is MKTPGLLTIGQLAKKFSISRTGLLYYHELGLLTASSRSAANYRLYNARDMEKLSRIMLYRSAGISLEEIKGLLAAPEDLMVAGFEKRLRQISEEMADLRGQQQVLARLLRQNNQQGFSSAMTKEKWSQMLTDAGLDEKGKHKWHRQYEQQAPESHRELLLSFGLSEQEVADIRRWSREE
- a CDS encoding ABC transporter ATP-binding protein, producing MTCLIKACALNKHFGEKQALADVNFEIHAGAPVALVGPNGAGKTTLFSILCGYIKPSSGQVSVFGVTPGKSETFGRLAALPQDARLDPRFSILHQLKFYARLQGFSRKESQYEAERTIDLVGMSASLYQKPDALSHGMRKRVTIAQALIGSPEIVMLDEATAGLDPLHAREVRELVAGLSGETTFILSSHDLTELERLCGQVLYLDQGKLKEHHTNSVQEQFSYFTLRMEQQVPELIEALTARDYVVEVINSQDKEYQIKVAAENGNVAADIEILSLCHQRNWRYRQLVNGKTLENQLF
- a CDS encoding M48 family metallopeptidase, whose amino-acid sequence is MTEPLKYLATYAPTLKAQAQQMLSQNTLADYLRTKYPDCHRFTRDHELRDYVQALKSRHMKKSAPLSKVIYDKKIHVINNALGLHTYISRIQGGKLKSKNEIRISSVFKKSPEAFLKMIVVHELAHLKEKAHNKAFYQLCRHMLSDYHQLELDMRLYLTELEINGEVY
- a CDS encoding multidrug effflux MFS transporter, producing the protein MTPQTTNSNQLVFLLVLLVLFSPLAIDIYLPALPVIAEQFAVDITSVQDTVTWFMVTLGLGQLLAGPLADRFGRRPVALGGVLIYGLCSLLAYCSQSIDMLLATRLLQGFGACATSVAAFASVRDCFGAARSGRMISYLNGAICFIPAMAPVLGSWLTAEFGWRSNFSFMAGFAVLGWGIVMLFYKETRPDNTCVDGRMLSLSRYWSVLAEPKFLYHAILCMLSMAVILAYVTSAPAWLMTGLGLDMSQFTLWFGINAVLNIIACFLAPKMMDKLGTRKTLTLGLLVITSSGLLMLALRPFATPWAYMLPVFCSSIGYACVLGSAAGRALAPFGDRAGTAAALLGLFQMSGAGLMVSLTQRVGLSAPMLLAMQMLLLLPGLMILWSKYGRRWHQGEVSAD
- a CDS encoding HDOD domain-containing protein — its product is MSMSALEYAQKAEALCVLPDVYLRLKEILEDEQASLSAIADVLSLDPALSATLLKIANSALFNFPREVDSISKAISILGTQEVHNLVNTYGATAAFSHLDSSAIDLDRFWEISVDCALICKYLAEKKHISKSKGLFVSGLLHNIGELAVLQSDVEKVKYCQQYDKKETPWQRQQDALGFTYADCSVELLTLWQLPESLIAPIRDFHLAYGEERSPAASLLYVASRLALLNSHPGMYSKKHFVGLHILQDLDISMADLDEAINFCNLEGLSILSALTLKKPD
- a CDS encoding DJ-1/PfpI family protein; its protein translation is MTMKTINVGIYIYEQAEVLDFSGPFEVFSTASRLYQRPGLFNVFLVAETAAPVKARAGYTVLPAYGFEKHPGIDVLVVAGGVHQGEMKKTEVMQWLKHQAQETGLIASVCTGVFLLAQAGIVTRQQVTTHHQDISELKSLFPALEVVENVRWTQSGNILTSAGIAAGIDMSLHLVSELAGSGLAEKTADQMEFFWRKQNNE
- a CDS encoding mechanosensitive ion channel family protein — encoded protein: MFNNKPLTAGAQEADNSLAPANLLKDEIEQVNKFYELIIDFFANYSFQLVGALIIFVIGYLVAGKIAGWVLGLCERHKLDVTLSRFLANTSKMLIVVMITIIALGKLGISVTPFIAAIGAISLGAGLALQGLLANYAAGFNIILIRPFVVGDTIEVQGVKGLVEEVLLAYTILRDEDDVKIMIPNKHIVGEVLHNSSHDSLVELSVGIDYRHNPVEVIRLLEKTLAELDGASSHRAPLIGIEAFADSAITIAIRLWAPTVNLYATKYQANEMIYAALEQAQIKIPYPQRDVHLIKTG